A region of Plasmodium falciparum 3D7 genome assembly, chromosome: 12 DNA encodes the following proteins:
- a CDS encoding AP2 domain transcription factor, putative, with protein MSDKGEGDKDNMNKNGNVYDMMDNEKNEEVNYIINEVDSSNDCKNELIKMNYDNNNNDNNNNNNNNNNDISYNVLNSNSVDTKNMENSCKNYVYDKDIENRDTYDNSNNKSNKSDDVDNKTGDISMNKNKLVNTNIYNSEENIYPCTYNTVVENNAYLKNIDIINTIENVEDNNMKNDVCNENNNIINNLYVDNDNWEKKNYVGLTEKLNCLKLEKTNEILEFNKTLDTSKDTQDINVVNEKLSVESNKNNVISNMNNIDSIDNINKMDNIDCIDNMNNIEKQSRKRKKNKLSDKKNLLNNEEYDNKENYDNLHVGNNYINTKDEINKVIQNINLLKALNTNDQKVNELNMDILNKSNEHNDNNEISKQLLDNIILLNSLSKYMNKDDINKQAKEKMKNRISKKKMTLEGTQLCKINKEQNDNMLNENNNIDDDNNDQHSKLSDYDNNMMNPHGVLNNSSGEIISSNCSNHLNYNNNDNNNDNNNNNNIIINKDVCNNKKNKKNSKKQTILCAKNNKGILENEDNKQLNDIRNKIYELTTNNYNSLNEANNENLQKKILLASGLLSSTDIMNPTDSEANNPLYNNFDKDTLLLINQMKDEEKHVLRNYLMNDANNKIGMGTRIVSKRKKQGSNLVNSNNNMNNLNDLNNNYEMKHNREYVGDNNVTTSNDNMNNNNNINISKKKKKINNIMDDKTQDLLDYQNTANLLNNVLNNNEKDVRNISMNILKNNINACNNDEEIIKALINNIGYSHEHNNNIVGNVKNIINLNRGKDNSLNEFSIVNDYIANIYECAQKDYLHNDKNNKNKNNIHMDNPLASNLININREEQMNFVNRLNMLMNEADINKKGLLEAYMRKYSNININGNNNINNNSNNNNLQSLNNQENILNNEQDNTSLSSQEKKLSYNDMLLNLKKRNVLEEFPFNFVKQKDDSAKNTMNDSSDTQVDIHMDHGFKEGNKKQEKLNSYVQEKFNYEVEKGENVQGEEEKYKQKYLTNEDKNVNVNNDDDDDNYNNSSRSNRKNCDKNKKTNDNNMSSEEIEHNDEKHNENYFKEWYKNISDQVRKLLIESGTNKNVFTENEKNKLLLNIAKEYLLKNNVNEKKKKKHTKNKNELNSNVENHNVFSDQYDDINNVLLNMQNGNINDITNKNIMNYEHNSTSIHPTIASTLFDINHENPREHIKSECSTINNNYNNNNYNNNKNYYLDYIKRLTQNNNNNENLLNIFENSKKYKKKNLSNTSLNSLNNEINEINEILNEKFETTESFDKYENSQQNIMKNKYNSNNINNNINSNNNIHNDEEERNILCNTNYQVNIKNDVKEEKVKERKVRKSRKNQNFVEDKKKKKNKDNNLNNGDSNNTHNKNNNTYDNNTHDNIYYDQIKTLQELHYQNAIVNSLMNGNNIEVCNMNNSKDIFKKKKNEDNEYINYKEQNNDERKKKMKDNNKGNKVDKKKKDEEFFNHINVLKVRDNDISHSNNNNDDDHDDNNNDNNNNIINNNNDDKFTHNINVLNNNEEKINIPYKPNEHKINIMIDESHFSGKEKELFIKGKETLLLEGMNDGKLDDDIENIDMTRNIKKINLYNIYNNKNDDKDNILDNENREGLYLCDVMKNSNELKRINDNFFKLHSNLASNLLSTSTSGSFGNDNYKSTPLNFDMNKLPSNNTFNNLYYMDENIITNNINVIPLVNKNYSDISSSYDIKKKNLHKNKKKHKNHINDNNIINVDYNMKGADNINNINSNMINVKNMNSNDEKPTTSTENMFPSHSTNINDSNIVKVVDSHDSINNHEEGLVNALNTIKADKSNGENSYSILDSNDVMIKKLMLKNNLLFEHLQKNGKFNKDENIKNASQSSLHSNIIRNLTLTNNFQNDYFYNGVKNGSFNNVLNKEKKMMNSYDEQQLKEKIASLKEQNENILNKKMLFKNKSYSDNDNFLSFYLKRKVSSFSDYNKESDNNSYLTKQKRKRKNENINYDKNKEFLVNRTNSLNIKRVRSGPLDNSQNVSQSNVHTYGTAKEIIDVDVLDENMNSNNSYNIKGGDNIISSNFTDPLKFTETSFDVQKESLIKESNENQTVLKEKDENLVDVKDDKTNQMSNVTTIGTSNLAESTTKNEIDIKVCTLINCPTHNPQNYVKSNGKRGESLGDGMELKEENDDLKRIPGVYYDKNSQRWFGEHKINGVKCAQSFAVKKHGCEEAKRLAIEWKKARIRGEVWDRFINKKKKNTNNNNNNNNNNNNNNSNNNSNNNNNSSNNNNNNNNNNSGSNSNNNSLKGSKSNRPSVEELRLKYLSMSKNMPKVRGVWFNSTPQRMGWVGQAYKKCKRIERIFSVNKYGFEGARKLAIAFRNSQKPANEDSDDDSWSKEDKINIKNCDENSNNYDYKNNFLVSMNTIKNNGSNIMSNDNNINNHSNNSNDNNHHMDNNLEAQIENNTDMIMDSNMDNDIDMNIDKKNIINKHNNHDENNKDMRINLCRDAILFILHDLETILELNIPMLSKNVNMYKLCIKHHLNYLTLIKNEEQIIPYLNVFGDYIQRCILPTDLPYAELYVLIDSLIHNEILPSYDHKENFCEYVAVEDPGIITPSMLL; from the coding sequence ATGAGTGATAAAGGTGAAGGAGATAAggataatatgaacaaaaatgGTAATGTGTATGACATGAtggataatgaaaaaaatgaagaggtaaattatataataaatgaagtGGACTCTTCTAATGATTGTAAAAATGAACTTATCAAAATGAactatgataataataataatgataataataataataataataataataataatgatatatcgTATAATGTGTTAAATTCCAATAGTGttgatacaaaaaatatggaGAATAGTTGTAAGAATTATGTATATGATAAAGATATTGAAAATAGAGATACTTatgataatagtaataataagtCAAATAAATCTGATGATGTAGATAATAAGACAGGTGATATATcgatgaataaaaataaacttgTAAACacgaatatatataatagtgaagaaaatatatatccttgCACGTATAATACTGTTGTTGAAAATAACGCATATTTGAAAAACAtagatattattaatactattGAAAATGTTgaggataataatatgaaaaatgatgtatgtaatgaaaataataatatcattaataatttatatgttgataatgataattgggagaagaaaaattatgtaGGATTGACTGAGAAGTTGAATTGTCTTAAACTTGAGAAGACTAATGAAATTCTGGAATTCAACAAAACGTTGGATACGTCTAAGGATACACAAGATATAAATGTTgttaatgaaaaattaagtgttgaatcaaataaaaataatgtaattagtaatatgaacaatattgATAGTATTGATAATATCAACAAAATGGATAATATTGATTGTAttgataatatgaacaatattgAAAAACAGTCAAGaaagagaaagaaaaataaattgtcAGATAAGAAAAacttattaaataatgaagaatatgataataaagaaaattatgataatctTCATGTtggaaataattatataaatacaaaggatgaaattaataaagttattcaaaatataaatttattaaaagcaCTTAATACAAATGATCAGAAAGTTAATGAACTAAATATggatatattaaacaaatcTAATGaacataatgataataatgaaatatcaAAACAACTTTTAGATAATATCATATTACTAAATTCTCtaagtaaatatatgaacaaggatgatataaataaacaagccaaagaaaaaatgaaaaatcgaatttcaaaaaaaaaaatgactcTTGAAGGTACACaattatgtaaaataaataaagaacaaaatgataatatgctaaatgaaaataataatatagatgatgataataatgatcaaCATTCTAAATTATctgattatgataataatatgatgaaTCCTCATGGTGTATTAAATAATTCGTCTGGAGAAATAATATCTTCAAATTGTAGCAATCATTTGAATtacaacaataatgataacaataatgataacaataataataataatattattattaataaagatgtttgtaataataagaagaataaaaaaaattcgaAGAAGCAAACAATTCTTTGtgcaaaaaataataaaggtattttagaaaatgaagataataaacaattaaatgatattagaaataaaatttatgaaTTAACcacaaataattataatagtcTTAATGAAgcaaataatgaaaatttacaaaaaaagatTCTTTTAGCAAGTGGATTATTATCCTCTACAGATATCATGAATCCAACTGATTCTGAAGCAAATAATCCATTATACAATAATTTTGATAAGGACaccttattattaattaatcaAATGAAAGATGAGGAAAAACATGTGTTGagaaattatttaatgaatgatgctaataataaaataggtATGGGTACTCGCATAGTgagtaaaagaaaaaaacaggGAAGTAACCTagttaatagtaataataatatgaataactTAAATGATTTGAACAACAATTATGAGATGAAACATAATCGAGAATATGTTGGTGATAATAATGTAACAACATCAAATGATAAcatgaacaataataataatatcaatatttcgaaaaaaaaaaaaaaaataaacaatatcATGGATGATAAAACACAAGATTTATTGGATTATCAAAATACTGCTAATCTTCTGAATAATGTTCTGAACAATAATGAGAAAGATGTTAGAAATATCAgcatgaatatattaaaaaataatattaacgcatgtaataatgatgaagaaataaTCAAAGCTTTAATTAACAATATAGGTTATAGTcatgaacataataataatattgttggTAATGTTAAAAacataattaatttaaatagaGGTAAGGATAATTCCTTAAATGAATTTTCTATAGTTAATGATTATATTgctaatatatatgaatgcgCTCAGAAGgattatttacataatgataagaataataagaataaaaataatatacatatggaTAATCCTTTGGCTTCCAATTTGATTAATATAAATCGTGAGGAGCAAATGAATTTTGTAAATAGATTAAATATGCTTATGAATGAAGCAGATATTAATAAGAAAGGATTATTGGAAGCATATATGAGAAAATATAGTAACATCAACAtcaatggtaataataatattaataataatagtaataataataacttacaatcattaaataatcaggaaaatatattaaacaatGAACAGGATAATACATCATTGTCAtcacaagaaaaaaaattatcatacAATGATATGCTACTcaatttgaaaaaaagaaatgtgcTAGAAGAATTTCcttttaattttgttaaaCAAAAGGATGATTCTGCTAAAAACACGATGAATGATTCCTCAGATACACAAGTAGATATTCATATGGATCATGGATTTAAAGAGGGAAATAAGAAACAGGAAAAACTTAATTCTTATGTTCAGGAAAAGTTTAATTATGAAGTTGAAAAGGGTGAAAATGTGCAAGgggaagaagaaaaatataagcaGAAATATCTGACGAACGAagataaaaatgttaatgttaataatgatgatgatgatgataattataacaatagTAGTCGTAGTAATCGTAAAAATTgcgataaaaataaaaaaacaaatgataataatatgtcgAGTGAAGAAATTGAacataatgatgaaaaacacaatgaaaattattttaaagaatGGTATAAGAATATTAGTGATCAAGTGcgaaaattattaatagagagtggtacaaataaaaatgtatttacagaaaatgaaaaaaataaattattattaaatattgcaaaagaatatttattaaaaaataatgtaaatgagaaaaaaaaaaaaaaacacacaaagaataaaaatgaattaaattCAAATGTTGAAAATCATAATGTGTTTTCTGATcaatatgatgatataaataatgtactTTTAAATATGCAAAAtggaaatataaatgatattacaaataaaaatataatgaattatGAACATAATAGTACTTCAATACATCCTACCATAGCAAGTACTCTTTTTGATATAAATCATGAAAACCCTAGAGAACATATTAAAAGTGAGTGCAGtactattaataataattataataataataattataataataataaaaattattatttggattatattaaaagattaacacaaaataataataacaatgaaaatcttttaaatatttttgaaaattcaaaaaaatataaaaaaaaaaatctttcGAATACATCTCttaattctttaaataatgaaatcaatgaaataaatgaaatattaaatgaaaaatttgaAACCACTGAATCTTTTGACAAATATGAAAATTCACAACAGAACAtcatgaaaaataaatataacagcaacaatataaacaataatattaatagtaataataatattcataatgaTGAGGaggaaagaaatattttgtgTAATACAAACTACCAagtgaatataaaaaatgatgtaaAGGAAGAAAAGGTTAAAGAAAGAAAAGTCAGAAAATCTCgaaaaaatcaaaattttgttgaagataaaaaaaaaaaaaaaaataaagataataatttaaacaatggtgatagtaataatactcataataaaaataataacacatatgataataatacacacgataatatatattatgatcaaATCAAAACTCTTCAAGAATTACATTATCAAAATGCAATTGTCAATAGTTTGATGAATGGAAACAATATTGAAGTGtgtaatatgaataatagtaaggatatatttaaaaagaagaaaaatgaagataatgaatatataaattataaagaacaaaataatgatgaaagaaaaaaaaaaatgaaggataataataaggGTAATAAAGtggataagaaaaaaaaagatgaagaaTTTTTTAATCATATTAATGTATTAAAGGTAAGAGATAATGACATATCacatagtaataataataatgatgatgatcatgatgataataataatgataataataataatattattaataataataatgatgacaaATTTACACATAACATAAATGtacttaataataatgaagaaaaaataaatataccatATAAACCAAATGAAcacaaaattaatattatgatcGATGAATCTCATTTCAgtggaaaagaaaaagagcTATTTATAAAAGGGAAAGAAACATTATTATTGGAAGGCATGAATGATGGTAAGTTAGATGATGATATTGAGAATATCGATATGactagaaatataaaaaaaattaatttatataatatatataataataaaaatgatgataaagataatatattagataaTGAGAATAGAGAaggattatatttatgtgatgtaatgaaaaatagtaatgaattaaaaagaattaatgataacttttttaaattacatTCTAATTTGGCTAGTAATTTATTAAGTACAAGTACCAGTGGTAGTTTTggaaatgataattataaaagtaCACCTCTTAATTttgatatgaataaattaccatctaataatacatttaataatttatattatatggatgaaaatattatcacaaataatataaatgtcaTTCCAttagtaaataaaaattatagtgatatttcttcttcatacgatattaaaaaaaagaacctacataaaaataagaagaaaCATAAAAACCATAtcaatgataataatataataaatgtcgattataatatgaaaggtgctgataatattaataatattaatagtaatatgattaatgtaaaaaatatgaatagtaATGATGAGAAACCTACCACCAGCACAGAAAATATGTTCCCTAGTCACAGCACAAATATAAACGATAGCAATATTGTTAAAGTAGTAGATAGTCATGATTCTATAAATAATCATGAGGAAGGTTTAGTTAATGCATTAAACACCATAAAAGCTGATAAAAGCAATGGAGAAAATAGCTATTCTATTTTAGATAGTAATGATGTAATGATTAAAAAACTTATGCTTAAAAATAACTTATTATTTGAacatttacaaaaaaatggTAAGTTCAATAaggatgaaaatattaaaaatgcaTCACAAAGTTCCTTACATAGTAATATAATTCGTAACCTTACTTTAACAAATAATTTTCAgaatgattatttttataatggtGTTAAAAATGgttcttttaataatgtattgaacaaggaaaaaaaaatgatgaacaGCTACGATGAACAACAACTTAAAGAAAAGATAGCTAGTTTGaaagaacaaaatgaaaatattctaaacaaaaaaatgttatttaaaaataaaagttataGTGATAATGATAACTTCTTaagtttttatttaaagaGAAAAGTATCTTCCTTTTCggattataataaagaatcaGATAATAATTCATATCTAACTAAACaaaagagaaaaagaaaaaatgaaaatataaattatgataaGAATAAAGAATTTTTAGTTAACCGAACTAATagtttaaatattaaaagagtTAGAAGTGGTCCATTAGATAATTCACAAAATGTATCACAGAGTAATGTACATACATATGGAACGGCAAAAGAAATTATAGATGTAGATGTGTTAgatgaaaatatgaacagtaataatagttataatattaaaggaggtgataatataattaGTTCAAATTTTACTGATCCCTTAAAATTTACAGAAACATCTTTTGATGTACAAAAAGAAAGTTTAATTAAAGAATCCAATGAAAATCAAACAGTTCTTAAAGAGAAAGATGAAAATTTAGTAGATGTAAAAGATGATAAAACAAATCAAATGTCGAATGTAACTACCATCGGAACATCCAATTTAGCTGAATCTAcaacaaaaaatgaaattgaTATAAAAGTATGTACATTAATAAATTGCCCAACACATAATCCACAAAATTATGTAAAGAGTAATGGTAAAAGAGGAGAGTCTTTAGGAGATGGTATggaattaaaagaagaaaatgatgatttaaaaagaatTCCGGGAgtatattatgataaaaattccCAAAGATGGTTTGGTGAGCATAAAATAAATGGTGTCAAATGTGCACAAAGTTTTGCTGTTAAAAAACATGGATGTGAAGAAGCTAAACGTTTAGCTATAGAATGGAAAAAAGCAAGAATTCGTGGAGAGGTATGGGATAGATTTattaacaagaaaaaaaaaaatacaaataacaacaacaacaacaacaataataataataataacaatagtaataataacagcaacaataataataatagtagtaataataacaataataataataataataatagtggaTCCAATAGTAATAACAATTCATTGAAAGGGTCTAAATCTAATAGACCATCTGTTGAAGAGTTaagattaaaatatttatccaTGAGTAAAAATATGCCAAAAGTTAGAGGCGTGTGGTTTAATTCTACCCCTCAAAGAATGGGATGGGTTGGTCaagcatataaaaaatgtaaaagaaTCGAAAGAATTTTTTCTGTTAATAAATATGGTTTTGAAGGAGCCAGAAAGTTAGCTATTGCTTTTCGTAATTCTCAAAAACCTGCCAATGAAGATAGTGATGATGATAGTTGGTCAAAAGaagataaaattaatatcaaAAATTGTGATGAAAATTCAAATAActatgattataaaaataacttTTTAGTTTCTATgaatacaataaaaaataatggaaGCAATATAATgagtaatgataataatataaataatcatagtaataatagtaatgataataatcatcacatggataataatttagaagcacaaatagaaaataatacaGATATGATTATGGATAGTAATATGGATAATGATATTGATATGAATAtagataaaaagaatattattaataaacataataatcatgatgaaaataataaagatatgaGAATTAATTTATGTAGAGATGCTATACTATTCATTTTACATGATCTTGAAACTATATTAGAATTAAATATACCTATGCTTAGtaaaaatgttaatatgtataaattatgtataaaacatcatttaaattatttaaccttaataaaaaatgaagaacaaATTATACCTTATCTAAATGTATTTGGTGATTATATACAAAGATGTATTCTACCTACCGACCTCCCTTATGCtgaattatatgtattaattgaTTCATTAATtcataatgaaatattacCATCTTATGATCATAAGGAAAATTTCTGTGAATATGTAGCCGTCGAAGATCCCGGAATTATAACACCCTCcatgttattataa
- a CDS encoding DNA gyrase subunit B: protein MNVRFFKSLSLFIFFVKGVILVVQAGKGNYANIYKKNNINIFNCMKRKYDKKLSSSVVNTNDKALYESSILKYYYLLDKYKKPNRKKIYGYISNVSRFPLEEERKRKKLEHMNKRNIYPCYNYDAKDIVILEGLEAVRKRPGMYIGNTDVKGLHQILFEIIDNSVDEYNNFECNTIKVVIHKDDSVTIEDNGRGIPCDVHEKTKKSALETVLTVLHSGAKFFDDEMDDEIDNNMNNTGNTNTSEKNNRDNISNNNNNNNNNKRTKKNSKESAQKYKYSSGLHGVGLSVANALSSFMKVKVFRNNKIYSIELEKGKVTKELTITNCPINKRGTQIHYKPDSSIFKSSTKHNSDLIKNRIHQLAYLNEKLTFYFYDERSENKNSIYISKGNKSNEIIKNKKKNTSIDNENEDNKNNTSNYVSNNTLKDDVSNENENMSDNLVNKNIEITDYNNLDFYNYEIIKHEYGLNEYITNITKNKTNLFKDNDKIISISCYHKNIYIDLRMKWLSNQYNENIISFVNNVNTTDGGTHVDALKYAVSRCVNYNIKKNEMIKNFVNIPGEYIREGLTAILSVKMNNPEFEGQTKTKLGSHHLKSILESVIFEKLSEIFDFEPNLLSSIYFKALQAKLSDEEAKAARDLIRSKNNQYSSTILPGKLVDCISDDISRNEIFIVEGDSAAGSAKQARNREIQAILPLKGKILNVEKIKNNKRIFENSELKSLITALGLNVNYDNKNLKNNNILSNNKKGKNSKKKSDLKNSRFESTQNNNNILNKKKDILVDNTLRYGKVIIMTDADVDGEHIRILLLTFLYRFQKEIIENGNVYVACPPLYKITYNKFFDNSIKDIVTKQFNVTTKQSKFIIHTYSDQELNNLLKLLDKDKIASEQKNMQNKIKNKNMSSNGEPLSEYNEQSKTNDIFVNEEGSTDSFIDDNVLFNFSKKYEIQRFKGLGEMMADQLWNTTMDPTVRKLIRVTVNDAIRANDLIFSLMGEDSKLRKNFILENTNSLSE, encoded by the coding sequence atgaacgtACGTTTTTTCAAGTCACTTTctcttttcatattttttgtgAAAGGTGTAATATTAGTTGTACAAGCAGGAAAAGGAAATTATGCAAAcatttataagaaaaataatataaatatttttaattgcATGAAAAGGAAATATGATAAGAAATTGTCTTCGTCTGTAGTGAATACTAATGATAAGGCATTATATGAGTCGTCCATTCtgaaatattattacctgctcgataaatataaaaaaccgAATAGGAAAAAgatatatggatatataagTAATGTTTCTCGTTTTCCTTTGGAAGaagaaaggaaaagaaaaaaattagaacatatgaataaacgaaatatatatccatgttataattatgatgctAAAGATATTGTAATATTAGAAGGATTAGAAGCTGTAAGAAAAAGACCAGGTATGTATATTGGGAACACTGATGTGAAAGGATTACAtcaaatattatttgaaatTATTGATAATTCAGtagatgaatataataattttgaatGTAATACAATTAAAGTCGTTATACATAAAGATGATAGTGTAACTATAGAAGATAACGGAAGAGGTATCCCTTGTGATGTTCAtgagaaaacaaaaaaatctGCCTTAGAAACAGTTCTTACTGTTCTGCATTCAGGAGCGAAATTTTTTGATGACGAAATGGATGATGaaattgataataatatgaacaatacaGGTAATACAAATACCTCCGAAAAAAACAATCGTGataatatatctaataataataataataataataataataagagaACAAAAAAGAATTCAAAGGAAAGcgcacaaaaatataaatattcatcaGGATTACATGGAGTTGGGTTATCTGTTGCTAATGCTTTAAGTAGTTTCATGAAAGTAAAAGTTtttagaaataataaaatatatagtatagaattagaaaaaggaaaagttACAAAAGAATTGACCATAACGAATTGCCCAATTAATAAGAGAGGAACGCAAATTCATTACAAACCTGATAGTAGTATTTTTAAAAGTAGTACAAAACACAATAgtgatttaataaaaaatagaatTCATCAATTAGcttatttaaatgaaaagctaactttttatttttatgacgAAAGatcagaaaataaaaatagtatatatatatcaaaaggaaataaatctaatgaaataataaaaaataaaaaaaaaaatacttcaattgataatgaaaatgaggataataaaaataatacatcaaATTATGTAAGtaataatacattaaaaGATGATGTatcaaatgaaaatgaaaatatgtcTGATAATttagtaaataaaaatatagaaatcactgattataacaatttagatttttataattatgaaattataaaacacGAATATGGactaaatgaatatataacaaatataacaaaaaataaaacaaatttattcaaagataatgataaaattattagTATATCTTGTTatcataagaatatatatatcgaTTTAAGAATGAAATGGTTAAGCAAtcaatataatgaaaatattattagttTTGTAAATAATGTCAATACGACAGATGGTGGAACACATGTTGATGCTTTAAAATATGCAGTTAGTAGGTGtgttaattataatataaagaaaaatgaaatgatcaaaaattttgttaatattCCAGGTGAATATATTAGAGAAGGGTTAACAGCTATCTTATCTGTTAAAATGAACAACCCTGAATTTGAAGGACAAACCAAAACTAAACTAGGATCGCATCATTTAAAATCCATATTAGAAAGTGTTATCTTTGAAAAATTATCAGAAATTTTTGATTTTGAACCTAATTTATTAAGTagcatatattttaaagcaTTACAAGCCAAATTAAGTGATGAAGAAGCCAAGGCAGCTAGGGATTTAATAAGatcaaaaaataatcaatatTCTTCTACTATATTACCTGGGAAATTAGTAGATTGTATTAGTGATGATATATCTagaaatgaaatatttattgtaGAAGGGGATAGTGCAGCTGGTAGTGCTAAACAAGCACGTAATAGAGAAATACAAGCTATATTACCTTTGAAAGGCAAGATATTAAATgttgaaaaaattaagaacAATAAAAGAATTTTTGAAAATTCAGAATTAAAATCATTAATTACAGCTCTCGGATTAAATGTAAATTATGACAataagaatttaaaaaataataatattttaagtaacaataaaaaaggaaaaaattctaaaaaaaagtctgatttaaaaaattctaGATTTGAATCTACgcaaaataataacaatatcttgaataaaaagaaagatatTCTTGTGGATAATACATTAAGATATGGAAaagttattattatgactGATGCAGATGTAGATGGAGAACATATACGTATTTTGCtcttaacatttttatatagatttcaaaaagaaattattgaAAATGGAAATGTGTATGTAGCATGCCCACCTCTGTATAAAATtacttataataaattttttgataACTCAATAAAAGATATTGTTACAAAACAATTTAATGTCACTACAAAACAATCCAAGTTTATTATACATACCTATTCAGATCAAGAATTAAATAACCTATTGAAATTATTAGATAAAGACAAGATTGCCtctgaacaaaaaaatatgcaaaataaaattaaaaataaaaatatgtcatCAAATGGTGAACCTTTGAGCGAATATAATGAACAAAGTAAAACTAACGACATTTTTGTGAATGAAGAGGGTTCGACAGATTCATTTATAGATgataatgtattatttaatttttccaaaaaatatgaaatacaAAGATTTAAAGGATTAG